Proteins encoded by one window of Tunturibacter psychrotolerans:
- the ilvD gene encoding dihydroxy-acid dehydratase, producing the protein MSNEINPKKNSVVLTEGPSRAAARSYFRSVGFTKEDLHKPIIGIANTWTEIGPCNFHLRKVAEAVKQGVREAGGTPMEFNTVTIHDGITMGTQGMKASLISREVIADSIELVARGNSFDGIVCIAGCDKNMPAAIMALARLDIPGLMLYGGSIAPGSLKQPDGTTKEITILSVFEGMGSHAAGKITDQQLEDLEAAACPGPGACGGQFTANTMAMAGEFLGISPMHLTGVPAMSPEKHESSRQAGRLVMDLARAGLTPRKIVTRQSIDNAIAAVAASGGSTNAVLHLIAIAHEFDIPLTMEDFDRISEHTPFICDLSPGGKYAAKDYQEAGGSRLLAQRLIEKGLLKGDSITVSGKTLAEEAALAVETPGQPVIHTWDNALKPTGGLVIMRGNLAPDGAVIKVAGHERIHHTGTARVFESEDDCHAAVEAGKINPNDVLVIRYEGPRGGPGMREMLAVTAAIKGIPALSDTVALLTDGRFSGATRGLMAGHVAPEAQLGGTIAAVHEGDTITFDIPNRKLTLNVPEAEIAKRLAAWQAPKPRFKRGVFAKYANSVSSASEGAVTR; encoded by the coding sequence TTGAGCAACGAAATCAATCCGAAGAAAAATTCTGTCGTCCTCACCGAAGGCCCGTCCCGAGCCGCTGCGCGCTCTTACTTTCGCAGCGTCGGCTTCACCAAAGAAGATCTGCACAAGCCCATCATCGGCATCGCTAACACATGGACCGAGATCGGCCCCTGTAACTTCCACCTGCGCAAGGTCGCCGAGGCCGTCAAGCAGGGCGTCCGTGAAGCCGGCGGCACGCCTATGGAGTTCAACACCGTCACCATCCACGACGGCATCACCATGGGCACGCAGGGCATGAAGGCCTCGCTCATCTCACGCGAAGTCATCGCCGACTCCATCGAGCTTGTCGCCCGCGGCAACTCCTTCGACGGCATCGTTTGCATCGCCGGCTGCGACAAGAACATGCCTGCCGCCATCATGGCCCTTGCCCGCCTCGACATACCTGGCCTTATGCTCTACGGCGGCAGCATCGCCCCCGGCTCGCTCAAACAACCCGACGGCACCACCAAGGAGATCACCATCCTCAGCGTCTTCGAGGGCATGGGCTCCCACGCGGCCGGCAAAATCACTGACCAACAGCTCGAAGACCTGGAAGCAGCCGCATGTCCCGGCCCTGGAGCCTGCGGCGGTCAATTCACCGCAAACACCATGGCAATGGCCGGCGAGTTCCTCGGCATCTCGCCCATGCACCTCACCGGCGTCCCCGCTATGTCGCCCGAAAAGCACGAATCCTCCCGCCAGGCTGGCCGCCTAGTCATGGATCTCGCCCGCGCCGGCCTCACTCCACGCAAGATCGTCACCCGCCAGTCCATCGACAATGCGATCGCCGCCGTCGCTGCCTCGGGCGGAAGCACCAACGCCGTCCTCCATCTCATCGCCATCGCACACGAGTTCGACATACCGCTCACGATGGAAGACTTCGATCGCATCTCCGAACACACCCCCTTCATCTGCGATCTCTCTCCCGGCGGCAAGTACGCCGCGAAGGACTATCAGGAGGCAGGCGGCTCCCGCCTTCTCGCCCAGCGCCTCATCGAAAAGGGTCTGCTCAAAGGTGACAGCATCACCGTCTCCGGCAAGACACTCGCGGAAGAGGCTGCCCTCGCCGTAGAAACCCCGGGCCAGCCCGTCATTCACACTTGGGACAACGCTCTTAAGCCAACCGGCGGCCTCGTCATCATGCGCGGCAATCTCGCTCCCGACGGCGCCGTCATCAAAGTCGCTGGCCACGAGCGCATTCACCACACCGGCACAGCGCGAGTCTTCGAGTCCGAGGACGACTGCCACGCCGCGGTCGAAGCCGGGAAGATCAACCCCAACGACGTGCTCGTCATTCGCTACGAAGGCCCACGTGGCGGCCCCGGCATGCGCGAGATGCTCGCCGTCACAGCCGCAATCAAAGGTATTCCCGCTCTCTCGGATACAGTAGCTCTCCTCACCGACGGCCGCTTCTCCGGAGCCACCCGCGGGCTGATGGCTGGCCACGTCGCCCCCGAAGCTCAACTTGGAGGCACCATCGCCGCAGTCCACGAAGGTGACACCATCACCTTCGACATCCCCAACCGCAAACTCACACTCAATGTCCCCGAAGCCGAGATCGCCAAACGCCTAGCAGCATGGCAGGCCCCCAAACCCCGCTTCAAACGCGGCGTCTTCGCCAAGTATGCAAACTCCGTCAGCAGCGCCAGCGAGGGAGCTGTCACAAGATAG
- the ilvN gene encoding acetolactate synthase small subunit encodes MLHTFVAHVSDKPGVLTRVASLFRRLNINIVSLTVGESERPEVSRMTIVCEAPDHAAHRIRASLYKLEITVDVDEVGRSEAVIRELCLIKVAAGPKTRSQIFELATVFKARVVDLAPESVMLEMTGAASKIEGLIQVLTESGYTILEVSRTGRMAMRRGHHTSRVLKALGTPHPDHSDETSFPEKPDADEILPSEFTEEEA; translated from the coding sequence ATGCTTCACACTTTTGTAGCTCATGTTTCAGACAAACCGGGCGTACTTACACGAGTTGCTTCGCTGTTTCGCCGACTCAACATCAACATCGTCTCGCTGACTGTGGGCGAGAGTGAGCGGCCAGAGGTGTCGCGCATGACGATTGTCTGCGAGGCTCCTGACCATGCGGCGCATCGTATTCGCGCTTCGCTGTATAAGCTTGAGATCACCGTGGACGTCGATGAGGTGGGGCGCAGCGAGGCTGTGATTCGCGAGCTTTGCCTGATCAAGGTTGCGGCTGGGCCGAAGACTCGTTCGCAGATCTTTGAGCTGGCGACGGTCTTCAAGGCGCGTGTGGTCGATCTTGCGCCAGAATCGGTGATGCTCGAGATGACGGGCGCGGCCAGCAAGATTGAAGGGTTGATCCAGGTGCTTACCGAAAGTGGCTACACGATCCTTGAGGTCTCGCGTACGGGCCGGATGGCGATGCGGCGTGGCCACCACACCAGTCGTGTCCTAAAGGCGCTCGGTACGCCTCATCCTGACCATAGTGACGAAACCTCGTTTCCTGAGAAGCCTGACGCCGACGAGATTTTGCCGAGCGAATTTACCGAGGAAGAGGCTTAG
- the leuD gene encoding 3-isopropylmalate dehydratase small subunit, translated as MHPINILTSHAVPLDRPNVDTDQIIPKQFLKRIERTGYGDFLFYDWRRIQEGPNAGQPHPDFVLNKHHHKGAKILIAGKNFGCGSSREHAAWALTDFGFLAVIAPSFADIFFSNAGKNGMILVRLSDTDVQTLMERSEKNPAHKITINLEAQTITDDHGFSAHFDIDPFRKYCLLNGLDDIGLTLRHESELDAFENKHDAEFWLKPRPTAA; from the coding sequence ATGCATCCCATCAACATACTCACCAGCCACGCCGTGCCTCTTGACCGCCCCAACGTCGACACCGACCAGATCATCCCCAAGCAGTTCCTCAAACGTATAGAGCGCACCGGATACGGCGACTTCCTCTTCTACGATTGGCGCCGCATCCAGGAAGGCCCCAATGCGGGCCAACCTCACCCAGACTTCGTCCTCAATAAACACCATCACAAAGGCGCGAAGATTCTGATTGCTGGAAAAAACTTCGGCTGCGGCAGTTCCCGCGAGCACGCCGCCTGGGCTCTCACCGACTTTGGCTTTCTCGCCGTCATCGCCCCAAGCTTCGCTGACATTTTCTTTTCCAACGCCGGCAAGAACGGCATGATCCTGGTTCGCCTCTCTGACACGGACGTGCAAACGCTGATGGAGCGCTCAGAAAAAAATCCGGCGCACAAGATCACCATCAACCTCGAAGCCCAGACCATCACCGACGACCATGGCTTCAGCGCACACTTCGACATCGACCCGTTCCGCAAATACTGCCTGTTGAACGGCCTCGACGACATCGGCCTCACTCTCCGTCACGAATCCGAACTCGATGCCTTCGAAAACAAACATGACGCTGAGTTCTGGCTGAAACCCAGACCCACCGCTGCTTAA
- the ilvB gene encoding biosynthetic-type acetolactate synthase large subunit, which produces MKNQHPQLTGSEILWATLVGEGVDKVFGYPGGAILPAYDAMRKFPIHHILVRHEQGAAHMADGYARASGKVGVCIATSGPGATNLVTGIATAMLDSVPIICITGQVGSKVLGSDAFQEVDITGITLPITKHNYLVTRAEDIAPALREAFQIATSGRPGPVLIDITKDAQQNSATFNFEAAAPAHYRPHPMLQAESSAIQKAIELIQQAKRPIILAGHGITHSGAEAQVLAFAERQQIPVASTLLGLGAFPTYHALSLGMMGMHGESWVNNAIQQADLLLAFGMRFDDRVTGNLAHYAPNAKKIHIEIDPSEINKNVKADVALIGDLRETLDLILPLLPKKTDTSWIGEVNAMKGDAAVRDIINLPDNGHLYAAHVINDIWREAHAAGRADQTVIVTDVGQHQMWEAQYYKHDVPRSLITSGGLGTMGFALPAAIGAKVACPEKDVWVIAGDGGFQMTASELSTIVQEGLAINIAVINNGFLGMVRQWQEAFYEKNYAASPILSPDFVKLAGAHGIDGAHVSERKNVIPTVTKARTSGKPFLINFQVEKEDGVYPMIAPGAALHEMVRRPAVDPLIETAEDE; this is translated from the coding sequence ATGAAAAATCAACATCCGCAACTCACCGGCTCCGAAATCCTCTGGGCCACCCTCGTCGGCGAGGGCGTGGACAAAGTCTTCGGTTACCCCGGCGGGGCCATCCTCCCGGCGTACGACGCTATGCGCAAATTCCCCATTCATCACATCCTCGTACGTCACGAGCAGGGCGCCGCGCACATGGCCGACGGCTACGCCCGGGCTTCGGGGAAGGTTGGCGTCTGTATCGCCACCAGTGGACCGGGCGCCACGAATCTGGTTACAGGGATAGCAACGGCAATGCTCGACTCCGTCCCTATCATCTGCATCACAGGGCAAGTTGGATCCAAGGTCCTGGGCTCCGATGCATTTCAAGAGGTCGACATCACCGGCATTACTTTACCTATTACTAAACACAACTACCTCGTGACGCGCGCCGAAGACATCGCACCGGCATTGCGCGAAGCTTTTCAGATTGCGACCAGCGGCCGCCCCGGCCCTGTATTGATTGACATCACTAAAGACGCGCAGCAAAATAGCGCAACCTTCAACTTCGAAGCGGCTGCCCCTGCGCACTATCGGCCTCACCCCATGCTGCAAGCGGAAAGCTCTGCCATTCAGAAAGCCATCGAGCTGATCCAGCAAGCAAAGCGACCCATCATCCTCGCCGGTCATGGCATTACTCACTCCGGTGCGGAGGCACAAGTACTCGCCTTCGCCGAACGCCAGCAGATCCCCGTGGCCAGTACCCTGCTCGGTCTTGGAGCGTTCCCTACCTATCACGCGCTCTCACTCGGCATGATGGGCATGCACGGCGAATCATGGGTCAACAACGCCATTCAACAAGCTGATCTCCTACTCGCATTCGGTATGCGCTTCGATGATCGTGTCACTGGCAACCTCGCGCACTATGCGCCTAACGCCAAGAAGATACATATCGAGATTGATCCGTCTGAGATCAATAAGAACGTCAAAGCCGACGTTGCGTTGATTGGCGATCTGCGTGAGACCCTCGATCTTATTCTGCCGCTGCTGCCGAAGAAGACTGATACAAGCTGGATCGGCGAAGTGAATGCGATGAAGGGTGATGCGGCTGTCCGCGACATCATCAATTTGCCTGACAACGGCCATCTCTATGCCGCTCATGTGATCAACGACATCTGGCGCGAGGCTCATGCAGCGGGTCGCGCAGATCAGACTGTCATCGTTACTGATGTAGGCCAGCACCAGATGTGGGAGGCGCAGTACTACAAGCATGACGTGCCTCGTTCGTTGATCACCAGCGGGGGCCTTGGAACCATGGGGTTTGCGTTGCCTGCTGCAATTGGCGCGAAGGTGGCGTGTCCTGAGAAGGATGTCTGGGTGATCGCTGGAGATGGTGGTTTTCAGATGACTGCGTCAGAGCTTTCGACCATTGTTCAAGAGGGTTTGGCGATTAATATTGCTGTGATTAACAACGGTTTTCTAGGTATGGTTCGGCAGTGGCAGGAGGCGTTCTATGAGAAGAATTATGCTGCTTCGCCGATTCTGTCGCCGGATTTTGTGAAGCTGGCAGGTGCGCACGGTATTGATGGGGCGCATGTTAGTGAACGGAAGAATGTAATTCCTACGGTTACGAAAGCTCGTACGAGTGGTAAGCCGTTTCTTATCAACTTCCAGGTTGAAAAAGAGGACGGGGTTTATCCGATGATTGCTCCTGGGGCGGCTCTGCATGAGATGGTTCGGCGGCCTGCGGTTGATCCGCTGATAGAGACGGCGGAGGACGAATAA